Part of the Motacilla alba alba isolate MOTALB_02 chromosome 20, Motacilla_alba_V1.0_pri, whole genome shotgun sequence genome, GGGGCCACTCTTGGGGCAGAAGCCCCTGGTGTGCACCCTGCCACAACTCCCGGGGCCCTGCAACTCACCTGCTGGGCAGGAACATGGCCACGATGCAGGCCAGGGGGTTGGCCATGGAGCTGAGCGTGGCTGCCAGGTGGTAGGTGGTGTGTCCGTAGGGCAGGCACGAGTAGGATTGCACGGATGGCAGGACCCCGTTTGTCAGGGCGCTCACCCAGGCGATGAGAAGGTAGATGAGGGTGAGCTGGGTTAGGGAGTAGGAGACCTTCTGTGGCAGGATGTCCCCGGGTCCCTTGGGATCCttagggcaggagcagcctctgctcaggTGTGAGTCAGCTCCCTCGTCAAGGATCTGGTCAAATGAGTTCAGCACAATGCTGCTGGGAAAGAGGTGCTGCTGAGAGAGCTCCCACACCCTGGGCTGCCGGGTGAGGAAGAAGAAGGCCAGCAAGCAGGTCAGCATCATTGCAGTCATGAGCAGGAAAAAGACAAGGGTGGAGAAGTTGGGTGGGAGGTAGTGCGTCTCCAGATGGAAGTCGGTGCTCTCCACAGTCTCGTTGCCAGTGGTGATGTTGACCTCGTAGCTGACATTGGTGCAGCTGGAGATACcagagccctggcccagggcaaTGAGAGAAGGGATCAGCCCACTTAGCCCTTCACCTATGAAGAAGGTGTTCGTGtactggggctgcagctgcatcaTGAAGGGCAGGAAGGTGACAGAGGAGGTGCAGTCCACCAGGGCCAGGAAGAAGGTAAGGATCAGGaaggggatgctgtgggatgtCCCGGCAATGAGGGTCGTGTGGTTCCAGAGGAAAGCCAGGAGCAAGCAGGCCATGACACCCACGGACACGATCACATAGATAACAGCCACCTCCTTCATCAAGCCAGGCCGAAAGCGATTCATGAGGGTGACGAAGAGCGGTCCCACGTTGGCCATCtggatgatgatggtgatgtaGGAGGGGAGGTACCACTGCTCCGGCAGCACCGTCACCAGCAGTGGCACCTCCACCCACAGCCCGTTGATGGCCACCCAGGAGCCCATGCCAAAGGCACAGGCCAGAAGGTGGGTGAGCAGTGCCATGGCTCAGGGCTGGGTGCCTGGGCCTGCGAGCGAcgctgctgtgctgtggggagagACTTTGATGAGTGGGGAGGTGAGATCTGACCCTTCCAGATCCTGACCCTGTCCTCCCATGATCACTGCCTGTGTTGGCAGATCAGCTTCCCTCCTACGTGCCGTGGGGGTGTGGGACGCAcagcccaacccagccccaCTTTGCCCTCTGCAGGCCCCGTGGACCCCTCTGCCCCCTTCAAGTGATGACACggtgccctcctgccctgggtgtgGATCCCGATGAGCTTCACCTGGTCTCATCCCGGAGGACTGgggcttggcagcagcaggtgcgGTACCCAGGAGGGCATTGAACCTGTGCCAGCTCACGTAGCAGCTCCGTGCAGCCTGGAAGGGCTCGGTACAGCCGGGTGCAGGGGCAAGGGGGCTCTCACCTGGGGGCTGAGCGGCCcgggcagctgctctgctgggaacgGACGCCTCGTACCTCCCACTGCATCTGCAGGGCAGGACGACGCAGCGCCCGTCCCCTTCCAGTCAGGACCCGAGCGATTCCGACACGCTCCGGTGCCCGCGGGCGACAGGCCCGGGCAGCCCaacctgcagcccagcctctgctcgTACCACCCAGCTGAGTCAGCGGGGCTCCGGACACATCCCTTGCCCACTCCCATCCCGCTCCTGGGAGGAACTCTCGCGTCCCGTGTCCCTACGCTCCGTGTCCCCCCGGTCCCGCAGAGCCGTGTCCAGCCCTCCCCCGGGGCGCCGAGGCCGCCAGGGGAAGCTCACGTCTCACGGGGCTGAGCCCGGGCGGGCCAACGAGCCACccacggccccggccccgcgggagGCTCCGGGGCTGCAGCGGGAGCCAGGAAGGAAACGGGCTCCGGTCGGACCGGTCCCTCGGCAATCTCCCAAGGGTAACTCACTGCGCTTTGGGGAACCGGCAGCACCACGCGGGCGGCAGCCAGTCCCGGCTGCCCGAGCAGTGACGTGAGGCTGGCGCGTCACCACCTCCGGATGCGGACCGGtgacagcctggccctgctctgctcttcgTCTTGGTCCCAGCTGGCAGAGTCCCCAGCTCAGGGGGGTTATTATTCTTGGCGGTGTCCTGGACTTTGTCCTTGTCCCCGCCTGAACTGCGTCCCACCTATCACGGACTCTTCTTGCAGGTGCAAGTGTCGCCCGATGACGGTTCCTGTCCCCATCAGGATCTCTGCGGGGTCACGGGTTGGCATGGGGCGCTGGGGAACCTCCGAGTGTGGCAGTTGTCCCGCCTCGGGACACCGCGGGGAACAAGCCGCGAGCCAGCGGAAGAGCCATTTGCACCGGTCGGGAGGTGACATGGGTGAGGACACAGACCCCTGGTCACCCCCGGCAGCAACTCCCCCTCTCCCAAGCCAGGACCCACCGCCCCAGGATGCCTCATGGCGGCTCTTCCCCCAGCACCCACCGGGTGTCGCTGGGAGAGcgggctgcagccctgcaaaacCTGGGGCTGCCTTCTCCCGTCTGCTTCCCCGCCTGCTTCCCTGCCCTACCTGTCTGCAGTGCCCCtacctgtccctgtccctgtccctgtccctgtccctgtccctgtccctgtccctgtccctgtccctccgGGGGAATGCAGTTTGCTCCTCCACCCTACCCTGCGCCTGTGAGAGCACCCATGGCAGCCAGGACCGTTGGGTGTAGTGGGGACAAGTCTTgtccccggggctgcagggacactgggTGACagtggtgggggggggggaatggtCACAGTTTGAGGTAGTGCTGTGATTTAATCCCAGCGGGCTGCTCAGACCCCCTCAGCTgctcactcacacacacacacccggTGGGATGGGGTACAAAAAGATATCTGGGGAAAGATAAAATGGTAAAAGGGACTAAACTGACGGATCAGCTTAATAGGAAAAACAAGAATGTCCTATAGTCCGGGGTATTCCGGGtcaggaagggggaagggggagtGGCAGTCCCATCCACATCCCCTCCCAATTTCTatgcacccccagccctctcaCTCGCTGGTGGGGCAGCAGGCGGAGCTGAGAGAAGTCCTTGGGGCTGTGTGAGCACGGCTCAGCCAAGATCAGACACTCCTGGGTTATCAGCACTGCTTTCAGCACAACTCCAAAACAGTCCCGCCCTGGCTCCTGTGGGCAAAATGACCTCTATCCCAGTTATCCCAGTCAAACCAGTACAGGACCCCAGGGGACCTGGAAGGTGGGGAACAGGTGCAAGGTGCTGGGGAaagcaggcacagggagcttGGGGTGGGCGCGGGGCAGCTGAGGTCGCCGTGTGTCCATGAGtatggggacagggaggggacggCAGTTGTCCCGTGTTTAATTTGTCGGCACAAAGAGGCGGCTCAGCCGGCAGCGAGACCTTTCCCAAGGGCGAATGGCTACGGGGCAGAGGCAGCGGGACCCCCGTGTTGCCCCTTCACGCTACTCACCCAAATCCACCCGACGCGTGCTGCCCGCCCTGTCTGTGCCTTCTCcgccccctgcccgccccgcaGCTGAACTCCCGGCCCCCCGGCCCCTCGCCCCTCCGCACCCCCGGCAGATGCGAGCGAAGGCCCCGGAGCAGATGGCAACATTTGGTAGCCGAGTGGTCCCTGCCTGCGGGACTTTGCTGGGCTGCGATGGCCATCCCTCCAGGCAGCCCCCTCCtcacccagccagggctgaggagccCATCCCAACTGCAATCCCAACTGCAAGCCAGCGCGTGCCAGGGTGCAGCGGGGATCCCAGGGTGGGCACACTGCCCGTGCCATAGGGGTGACAGGATGGCATGGGAAGATCGGCAGCCCAGAAAAGCAGGGGTCTGTCTGAGCTCAGCCCTAGAGAGACCCATCCGCTAACATCTTCTTCCATGTGTGAGCAGTGGGGATGGTCTGCCTGGGCAgagggtggctgctgctccatTGCTGGGGGACAAGGGGACCCCCTCACTCCAGGGACTGCTGGTCACCTTATTTGAGAGGGTATGACCCCCAGACTTGGGGACCTGCTGGCGGGTCTCAGCCTGGACCCTGGCAGCCGCAGCCCTATTTGCATTCCATTTCCATGTGAAAGGAGCAGGTCAAGTTGAAAGTGGAAAGGCTGGtggggggcagcagggaaggggccGCTGCCGGAGGTGAGACCCCAACAAAAGGGCCGGATCCCCAGGGCCCAGTGCTTGCCTGGCCACGGGCTGCGGTCACGGCCCCACGGCAGCCGCCATCTGCGGGTCGGTGCCGCCACCGCCGGCCAGACAAAGGCCTCATGCCCAGCATGTCCCCATCTGTCACCTCCCTGGCTCCCGGATCCCTGAGCAGAGACCGAGTGTGAACATCCGGGTGCAGGCAGCATCGTTCCCTCTGCCCACAGGGAATGGGGTGATGCTGGGTGCAGCGGGTGCCTCCCCAttctgtccccatgtcccttctggagcagctctgtagAGCTCTtgctggggaaactgaggcaggagcaggtggtGGTTTATCCTGGGTCTGGGCACGGCAACGGGCTGGAATAAAACACTGTGAGTTAACACCCAagaggaaggggctggggacCTCTCAGCTGGGGGTGCCTCTGCGTGGGGGTGCCCACACTGCCGAGCCCCAGCCCTGCGGCTTGGCAGGTGTTGCCAGGCACCCGTAGCTGCCTCCACCCAGCACTTCCAGGGGGGAATTGGCTGCCGAGTGTGTTTTCTGCTCATTGTCAGCTTAATTTAGCATCCAGGAGGTCCTGGCAGTGGCACGAGGGTATCTGTGGAAGGTGACAGCAAAGGCACAGCCAGCGCCTCGTTGTCCCTCTGTTCACAAACACGGTCCTCGTGT contains:
- the SLC52A3 gene encoding solute carrier family 52, riboflavin transporter, member 3; translated protein: MALLTHLLACAFGMGSWVAINGLWVEVPLLVTVLPEQWYLPSYITIIIQMANVGPLFVTLMNRFRPGLMKEVAVIYVIVSVGVMACLLLAFLWNHTTLIAGTSHSIPFLILTFFLALVDCTSSVTFLPFMMQLQPQYTNTFFIGEGLSGLIPSLIALGQGSGISSCTNVSYEVNITTGNETVESTDFHLETHYLPPNFSTLVFFLLMTAMMLTCLLAFFFLTRQPRVWELSQQHLFPSSIVLNSFDQILDEGADSHLSRGCSCPKDPKGPGDILPQKVSYSLTQLTLIYLLIAWVSALTNGVLPSVQSYSCLPYGHTTYHLAATLSSMANPLACIVAMFLPSRSLTLMVILTVAGTGFGAYNMAIAVMSPCPLLQQSQWGDVIIVLSWVLFTGTLSYMKVMAGVILRSRSRSALVCYGVLEQLGSLLGALLMFPLVNVYGLFKSADYCSLQCPA